The genomic window TAATAGACTTAATAATAAAATAATATAACCCGCTTTTTTCACCCTTTATGCAAGTATCTTAAATCAAACAAGAAACTTGATATTTTGTTTGCTCGCACAAATTCGAAAAGCCTATACTTTGCCGATCAAAACAAAAGTATCGGTAGTGGATGCAAGATTAATCTTCTTTATTTGGCTGATCTTTAGTTTCTTTTTGCATAGCAGCTTTCCGCGATAATCGGAGCTTATTTGTCTTTGGATCTACTCCTACCAATTTAATCGTAACTGGATCTCCTACTTTGAAATAATCCTCGACCTTGTCAACTCTTTGGTGGCTGATTTCGCTAACGTGGAGTAATCCACTTTTGCCAAAGAAATCAACAAATACACCATAAGGGAATATCGAGACGACTCGACCTTCGTAAATTTCACCTACCTGAGGTACGAATGTGATTGTGCGGATCATTTTGGCTGCGGCTTCTATTGCCTCTTTGTTATTACTTGCTATGTTGATAACACCTTTATCTCCTACTTCTTCGATATTAATCTTTGTTCCGGTTTTAGCTTGCATTTCCTGGATCACTTTTCCACCAGGACCGATAACAGCACCGATGAAACTCTTGTCGATGATGATCTCCATAATTCGAGGTGCGTGCGGTTTGAAGTCATCTCTTGGTATGGAGAGTGACTCTTCCATTTTGTCGAGGATATGCATTCTTCCGTCACGCGCTTGCAGCAATGCTTTCTGGAGTAATTCAAAAGAAAGGCCATCGATCTTCATATCCATTTGGGTACCGGTAATACCCTTCCGGGTTCCTGTTACTTTAAAATCCATATCTCCTAAAGCATCTTCATCTCCCAGAATATCTGATAGAATGGCGACTCGGTCACCGTCGGCGATAAGGCCCATGGCAATACCGGCAACAGAAGATTTTACAGGTACTCCAGCATCCATCAATGCCAGTGATCCGGCGCAAACTGTGGCCATAGACGAAGAACCATTTGATTCTAATATATCAGATACAATACGAACCGTATATGGGAAAACATCCGGCATTATCTGACGAATAGATCTGGCAGCGAGATTAGCATGACCTATTTCACGGCGACCTGGTGCTCTGAGTGGTCTTGCTTCTCCGACAGAGAAAGGCGGGAAATTATAATGTAAGATAAAGCTTTCGTCGTAAGACAAAAGAGCATTGTCTATCAACAATTCATCGTCTTTAGTGCCCAGAGTTATACTTGTCAGAGATTGAGTCTCACCACGATTGAATATCGCTGACCCATGTGTCGAAGGCAAGTAATCTACCTCTGTCCAAATCGGTCTGACCTGTGTTGAATTCCGTCCATCCAATCTCATCCCTGAATCTAAGACTACCTGACGGACAATTTCTTTTTTCAATTTGTCATAATATGACTCAATAGTGCTTTTGTGCTCTGCTGCGAATTCTTCGCCATAAAGCTCTAGCATTTTTTCTTTTGCAGACTTTAATATAGCGTCAAACGCTTCTTTTCGAGTGTTTTTGTCTGAGGCAGACATCGCCACATTTTTAATTTGAAGAGCTGCATGCTCATTCAGCAAGTCTTTCACCTCTTTCACCTCAAGTACTTCAGGCAAAGTTCTTTTTATAGATACTTTATCGCCAAGCTGCGCAGCTAATCGAAGTTGCGCTTCGCACTGTACTTTGATTGCTTCGTGCCCAACCCGTATAGCTTCTAGCATTTCTTCTTCAGAACATTCCTTGGCCTCTCCTTCCACCATCATTAGATTCGTGAGAGAAGCTCCGATAATAATGTCCAGTGTGGCTTCTTTAAGTGCAGATCTATTTGGATTGATGACATACTCCCCGTTGATTTTTGCTACACGAACTTCGGAAATGGGGCCATCAAAATTAATATTAGAACAAGTAATGGCAGTCGAAGCTGCCAATCCAGCCAGTGCATCAGGCAGTGTCTCTTCATCTCCTGAAATCAGATTAATGACCACCTGGGTATCGTTGAGATAGTTATCAGGGAACAGCGGTCGCATCGTTCTGTCAACTAAACGCGAAATAAGTACCTCGTAGTCAGATAATTTAGATTCCCTTCGAAAAAAATTGCCCGGTATTCTACCTGCGGCTGCAAATTTCTCTTGGTAGTCTACAGAAAGGGGGAAGAAAGA from Saprospiraceae bacterium includes these protein-coding regions:
- the pnp gene encoding polyribonucleotide nucleotidyltransferase, whose product is MGQKIPFSTSFHLPDGREVILETGKLGTLSDGSAVVKLGNTMLFASVVSNKEPKEGQSFFPLSVDYQEKFAAAGRIPGNFFRRESKLSDYEVLISRLVDRTMRPLFPDNYLNDTQVVINLISGDEETLPDALAGLAASTAITCSNINFDGPISEVRVAKINGEYVINPNRSALKEATLDIIIGASLTNLMMVEGEAKECSEEEMLEAIRVGHEAIKVQCEAQLRLAAQLGDKVSIKRTLPEVLEVKEVKDLLNEHAALQIKNVAMSASDKNTRKEAFDAILKSAKEKMLELYGEEFAAEHKSTIESYYDKLKKEIVRQVVLDSGMRLDGRNSTQVRPIWTEVDYLPSTHGSAIFNRGETQSLTSITLGTKDDELLIDNALLSYDESFILHYNFPPFSVGEARPLRAPGRREIGHANLAARSIRQIMPDVFPYTVRIVSDILESNGSSSMATVCAGSLALMDAGVPVKSSVAGIAMGLIADGDRVAILSDILGDEDALGDMDFKVTGTRKGITGTQMDMKIDGLSFELLQKALLQARDGRMHILDKMEESLSIPRDDFKPHAPRIMEIIIDKSFIGAVIGPGGKVIQEMQAKTGTKINIEEVGDKGVINIASNNKEAIEAAAKMIRTITFVPQVGEIYEGRVVSIFPYGVFVDFFGKSGLLHVSEISHQRVDKVEDYFKVGDPVTIKLVGVDPKTNKLRLSRKAAMQKETKDQPNKED